A single Cyclopterus lumpus isolate fCycLum1 chromosome 1, fCycLum1.pri, whole genome shotgun sequence DNA region contains:
- the LOC117750863 gene encoding E3 ubiquitin-protein ligase TRIM21-like yields MASASNLPSEDQFLCSVCLDVFTDPVTTPCGHNFCKKCINDYWNTNNQNMCPMCKKVFFSRPELLVNTLFSEMVSQFRQSAQQKASSSSSEQQESKPGEVPCDVCTGTKLKALKSCLVCLASYCETHLEGHLTMSGLKRHQLMDPVENLEDRMCTKHDKPLELFCKTDQTCVCMLCTVLDHKMHNVVPLKEECEGKKVELEKTEAELQEMIQKRRLKIQEVKHKVELSEEDADREKAEGVQVFTHLKESVERKLNELINTIEEKQRTTKKQAEDSIRELEQEISELMKRSTEVEKLSLSEDHLHLLQSVQALNIHHPPPTKDWSEVSVPPASYEGTVVRAVSQLEETLSEKIKKLVEVELKRVQKFAVDVTLDPETAHPELILSDDGKQVNHSDVRKNLPNNPERFSYYILVIGKQSFSSGRFYFEVQVKGKTEWFLGVTRESINRKGDFTLSPQDGIWTLWLTNGNEYLAFDDPPVVLSLESGPQKVGVFVDYEEGLVSFYDVEAAALIFSFTGCSFKEKLLPFFSPGPNDGGKNSSPLIISPVNQTP; encoded by the coding sequence ATGGCTTCTGCCAGCAATCTGCCATCTGAAGATCAGTTCCTGTGCTCCGTCTGTCTGGATGTGTTCACTGATCCAGTCACCACACCATGTGGACACAACTTCTGCAAGAAGTGCATCAATGATTACTGGAATACCAACAACCAGAACATGTGTCCAATGTGTAAAAAGGTTTTCTTCTCAAGACCTGAGCTGCTCGTCAACACCTTGTTCTCTGAGATGGTTTCTCAGTTCAGACAGTCGGCTCAAcagaaagccagcagcagcagctcagagcaaCAAGAGTCCAAACCAGGAGAAGTTCCCTGTGACGTCTGCACTGGAACCAAACTGAAGGCCCTGAAGTCCTGCCTGGTGTGTCTGGCCTCCTACtgtgagactcacctggagGGTCACCTGACAATGTCAGGCCTGAAGAGACATCAGCTGATGGACCCTGTGGAGAACCTGGAAGACAGGATGTGTACGAAGCACGATAAACCTCTGGAGCTGTTCTGTAAGACCGACCAgacgtgtgtctgcatgctctgCACTGTATTAGACCACAAGATGCACAATGTTGTTCCTCTGAAGGAAGAATgtgaaggaaagaaggtcgaGCTGGAGAAGACAGAGGCTGAACTTCAGGagatgatccagaagagacgACTGAAGATTCAggaggtcaaacacaaagtggagctcagtgaggaagatgcagacagagagaaagcagaaggtgttcaggtcttcacTCATCTGAAGGAGTCTGTTGAGAGAAAACTGAACGAGCTCATCAATACGatagaagagaagcagagaacaacaaagaaacaggcTGAAGACTCCATCAGAGAGCTGGAACAGGAAATCTCTGAGCTGATGAAGAGAAGCACTGAGGTGGagaagctctccctctctgaagaccacctccacctcctccagagtgtccagGCCCTaaacatccaccatccaccacccaccaaggactggtctgaggtcagtgttcCTCCAGCATCATATGAGGGGACTGTGGTGAGAGCTGtgtctcagctggaggagactcTCAGTGAAAAGATCAAGAAGCTGGTTGAAGTTGAGCTGAAGAGGGTCCAGAAGTTTGCAGTGGATGTGACTCTTGATCCTGAAACAGCTCATCCTGAACTCATCCTGTCTGATGACGGGAAACAAGTGAATCATAGTGATGTGAGGAAGAATCTCCCAAACAACCCAGAGAGATTTTCTTACTATATTTTAGTCATAGGAAAGCAGAGTTTCTCTTCAGGCAGATTTTACTTTGAGGTTCAAGTTAAAGGAAAGACTGAATGGTTTTTAGGAGTGACCAGAGAGTCGatcaacaggaagggagacTTCACACTGAGTCCTCAGGATGGTATCTGGACTTTATGGTTGACAAATGGAAATGAGTATTTAGCTTTTGATGACCCTCCAGTTGTTCTCTCCCTGGAGTCTGGTCCTCAGAAGGTGGGGGTGTTTGTGGACTATGAGGAGGGTCTGGTCTCCTTCTATGACGTAGAAGCTGCAGCTCTCATCTTCTCCTTTACTGGCTGCTCCTTCAAGGAGAAACTCCTCCCATTCTTCAGTCCTGGTCCTAATGATGGTGGTaaaaactcctcccctctgatcatctctcctgtcaatcaaactcctTGA